The proteins below are encoded in one region of Pseudonocardia sp. DSM 110487:
- a CDS encoding alkaline phosphatase family protein — translation MTAPLLPEYGRRSLAEVLPALLTAVGVPGPVPALTVPPARAAVLLLVDGLGSELLRRHADDAPFLASLPDIGPLTAGFPSSTSVSLASLGTGVPPGAHGLLGIVLRTDGELLDTLRWTARGGRVDLRDRLVPEEVQPVPTALERAAADGVDVTVVSLSEFDGSGLTRAALRGGRFRGTYAMGDLAAGVLAAAGGPGRQLCYGYHRDLDALGHVYGPGSLPWRLQLAQVDRLAEIVADRLPSDAVLVITGDHGMVAVDRRFDADTDPVLADGVGELTGDPRARHVHVRRGALDDVLATWTETLGDGAWVVHGEQAIADGWFGLPVAPHARDRIGDVVVAARGGTAVIRSRAERLISRMPGQHGSLTPDEQLVPLLLASPRPTG, via the coding sequence GTGACCGCGCCCCTGTTGCCCGAGTACGGACGGCGTTCGCTCGCCGAAGTGCTGCCGGCGTTGCTCACCGCGGTCGGCGTGCCAGGGCCGGTGCCCGCACTGACCGTGCCGCCTGCGCGCGCTGCTGTGCTGCTGCTCGTCGACGGGCTCGGTAGCGAGCTGCTGCGCCGGCACGCGGACGACGCGCCGTTCCTCGCGAGCCTGCCCGATATCGGGCCCCTCACGGCGGGCTTCCCGTCCAGCACGTCGGTCAGCCTTGCGTCGCTGGGCACGGGAGTGCCGCCGGGCGCGCACGGCCTGCTCGGGATCGTGTTGCGCACCGACGGCGAGCTCCTCGACACCCTGCGCTGGACGGCCCGCGGCGGCCGGGTCGACCTGCGCGACCGGCTGGTGCCGGAGGAGGTCCAGCCGGTGCCCACCGCACTGGAGCGGGCGGCGGCCGACGGCGTCGATGTCACCGTGGTGTCACTGAGCGAGTTCGACGGGTCCGGGCTCACCAGGGCCGCCCTGCGCGGCGGCCGCTTCCGGGGCACGTACGCGATGGGCGACCTGGCCGCGGGCGTCCTCGCCGCGGCCGGGGGCCCCGGCCGGCAGCTCTGCTACGGCTACCACCGCGACCTGGACGCGCTGGGGCACGTCTACGGCCCCGGGTCGCTGCCGTGGCGGCTGCAGCTCGCCCAGGTCGACCGGCTCGCCGAGATCGTCGCGGATCGGCTGCCGTCGGACGCGGTGCTCGTGATCACCGGCGACCACGGCATGGTCGCGGTCGACCGGCGGTTCGACGCCGACACCGACCCTGTGCTGGCCGACGGCGTCGGGGAGCTCACCGGCGACCCGCGGGCCCGGCACGTCCACGTCCGGCGGGGTGCCCTCGACGACGTGCTCGCCACCTGGACGGAAACGCTGGGGGACGGGGCATGGGTCGTGCATGGTGAGCAGGCGATCGCCGACGGCTGGTTCGGGCTGCCGGTGGCGCCGCACGCCCGCGACCGCATCGGCGACGTCGTGGTCGCGGCGCGCGGCGGCACGGCCGTGATCCGGTCCCGGGCCGAACGGCTGATCTCGCGGATGCCGGGACAGCACGGCTCGCTCACCCCCGACGAGCAGCTCGTGCCGCTCCTGCTCGCCTCGCCCCGCCCGACCGGGTGA
- a CDS encoding LacI family DNA-binding transcriptional regulator, translating to MNKPSARQERILAILRSRGPARVAELAREFDVSPITLRRDVEELARKEHVVRGHGVVRLPSSRRSDRSAGVVVVMAPARSAYLAQIVKGAQEAVAELGLRWHLEDIGDRETAGAAMRRAARVPDSLGALVFPRWRTIGAVEAEEADPAAGSPAVIVERFAPAGSVLAGFDAVRTDHAHGVLLALRHLRELGHTRILLAARNDSPTARTIRATFVARLADLGLPLLAEPLLSSAGADPDPDTRVPHLPAVVRATHATALLAHSDIDALNLVQQLYAAGLQVPEDVSIVAYDDMIAGLGGLELTTVAPPKREVGREAVALLLDRVEHGGPVRHVELLPGLVDRGSTRARK from the coding sequence GTGAACAAGCCGTCGGCCCGCCAGGAGCGGATCCTCGCGATCCTGCGGTCCCGCGGGCCGGCCCGCGTGGCCGAGCTGGCCCGCGAGTTCGACGTCTCACCGATCACGCTGCGCCGCGACGTCGAGGAGCTCGCGCGCAAGGAGCACGTCGTACGCGGCCACGGCGTCGTCCGGCTTCCCTCGAGCCGGCGCAGCGACCGCTCCGCAGGCGTCGTGGTGGTGATGGCGCCGGCGCGCAGCGCGTACCTCGCCCAGATCGTCAAGGGCGCGCAGGAGGCCGTTGCGGAGCTGGGCCTGCGCTGGCACCTGGAGGACATCGGCGACCGGGAGACGGCGGGTGCCGCCATGCGTCGCGCCGCGAGGGTGCCGGACTCCCTCGGCGCGCTGGTCTTCCCGCGCTGGCGCACCATCGGGGCGGTCGAGGCCGAGGAGGCCGACCCCGCCGCCGGCTCGCCTGCGGTGATCGTCGAGCGCTTCGCGCCCGCGGGCAGCGTGCTCGCCGGGTTCGACGCCGTGCGCACCGATCACGCGCACGGCGTGCTGCTGGCGCTGCGGCACCTGCGCGAGCTCGGGCACACCCGCATCCTGCTCGCGGCGCGCAACGACAGCCCGACGGCGCGAACGATCAGGGCGACGTTCGTGGCGCGACTCGCCGATCTCGGCCTGCCGCTCCTCGCCGAGCCACTGCTCAGCTCGGCGGGCGCGGATCCGGATCCGGACACGCGCGTGCCGCACCTGCCTGCTGTGGTCCGCGCGACCCACGCCACCGCGCTGCTCGCGCACAGCGACATCGACGCGCTGAACCTCGTGCAGCAGCTGTACGCAGCAGGCCTGCAGGTGCCGGAGGACGTCTCCATCGTCGCCTACGACGACATGATCGCCGGCCTCGGCGGGCTCGAGCTGACGACCGTGGCGCCGCCCAAGCGCGAGGTCGGCCGCGAGGCGGTCGCATTGCTGCTCGACCGCGTCGAACACGGCGGGCCGGTCCGGCACGTCGAGCTGCTGCCCGGACTTGTGGATCGAGGATCGACCCGAGCCAGAAAATGA
- a CDS encoding ABC transporter substrate-binding protein, with product MATALAACSSPEQSGDGPVVITYWSSLRGTQAVVDAFNATHTDIQVDLDMTPAGANGTNAKLTNATRAGNAPDVATSDYVSLPGFAIDGAFMDVTDRIDDGFRSQLVPQAWDQVTFDGRVYAVPIDIEPQVLFYRRDLFEQHGIAVPRTWAEFEQAARDLKATAPDVRLSTFFTSSAPHLAGLSVQAGGRWFSTAGGQWRLDFTDPGTMRVAGYWQRLVDEDLVAVAPINSQQWQAGINNGTIATYINGAWAAAALMRSNPDGAGKWAAAPLPQWDPARPAVGVTGGSVFAITKDSKHPDEAMEFLRWMVTDPAAFEARLSSGTSSMYPAAPNLIRVADEGFDRSYFGGQDIYALFRREAATIPEGWVWGPRMPATNKIIEEGLARVRYGGTIAGALEQGQEESLPDMRALGLAVDER from the coding sequence ATGGCGACCGCCCTGGCGGCGTGTTCCAGCCCTGAGCAGTCGGGTGACGGCCCCGTCGTGATCACGTACTGGTCATCCTTGCGGGGCACCCAGGCCGTGGTCGACGCCTTCAACGCCACGCACACCGACATCCAGGTCGACCTCGACATGACCCCGGCGGGCGCGAACGGAACGAACGCCAAGCTCACCAACGCCACCCGCGCCGGCAACGCCCCCGATGTCGCGACCAGCGACTACGTCTCGCTCCCCGGCTTCGCGATCGACGGGGCGTTCATGGACGTGACCGACCGAATCGACGACGGGTTCCGCTCGCAGCTCGTGCCGCAGGCGTGGGACCAGGTCACGTTCGACGGGCGGGTCTACGCCGTGCCGATCGACATCGAGCCGCAGGTCCTGTTTTACCGGCGCGACCTGTTCGAGCAGCACGGCATCGCGGTGCCGCGGACGTGGGCGGAGTTCGAGCAGGCCGCCCGGGACCTGAAGGCCACGGCGCCCGACGTACGGCTCTCGACGTTCTTCACCAGCAGCGCGCCGCACCTGGCCGGCCTCTCCGTGCAGGCGGGCGGCCGGTGGTTCTCCACAGCGGGCGGGCAGTGGCGCCTCGACTTCACCGACCCCGGCACGATGCGCGTCGCCGGGTACTGGCAGCGCCTCGTCGACGAGGACCTCGTGGCGGTGGCCCCGATCAACAGCCAGCAATGGCAGGCGGGGATCAACAACGGAACGATCGCGACCTACATCAACGGGGCATGGGCCGCGGCGGCACTGATGCGGTCGAACCCCGACGGTGCCGGGAAGTGGGCGGCGGCGCCGCTGCCGCAATGGGATCCGGCGCGGCCCGCGGTCGGGGTGACGGGCGGCTCGGTCTTCGCCATCACCAAGGACAGCAAGCACCCGGACGAAGCGATGGAGTTCCTGCGCTGGATGGTCACCGACCCCGCGGCGTTCGAGGCCCGGTTGTCCAGCGGCACGAGCAGCATGTACCCCGCGGCACCGAACCTGATCCGCGTGGCCGACGAGGGCTTCGACCGCTCCTACTTCGGCGGCCAGGACATCTACGCGCTGTTCCGCCGCGAGGCGGCCACGATCCCCGAGGGCTGGGTGTGGGGCCCGCGGATGCCCGCGACCAACAAGATCATCGAGGAGGGCCTGGCCCGCGTCAGGTACGGCGGCACGATCGCCGGGGCACTCGAACAGGGCCAGGAGGAGTCGTTGCCCGACATGCGAGCACTCGGACTGGCGGTGGATGAACGATGA
- a CDS encoding carbohydrate ABC transporter permease: protein MTATIETPAVAPAPAKQRTRPTETRVLGQRRAVAVLLAPFAALCLGVFVVPAAYAIYLSVFSQQHSGLGFGNGRTVFVGLHNFVVVLTDPSFLRSIGVTLAYVVLFIPILVVASLAVALLLDSGLARARQFAQTALFLPHAVPGIIASIIWLYLYTPGISPMLALLRDLNIQLDLLGQTLLIPSLVNVALWGGLGYNTVIFYTALQAVPRDVMEAAAVDGAGAIRTAARVKVPMIRASVVTVSMFTLVGTLQLFTEPMLFQQSTPLIGNRFTPNMYIFDAAFNRGNYGLASAASVLLLVLCCLLSYAVARYSSRGAKA from the coding sequence ATGACCGCGACTATCGAGACGCCTGCCGTCGCGCCGGCCCCGGCGAAGCAGCGGACCCGTCCGACCGAGACCCGGGTGCTGGGACAGCGCCGGGCGGTGGCGGTGCTGCTCGCCCCGTTCGCCGCGCTCTGCCTCGGCGTGTTCGTCGTCCCGGCCGCTTACGCGATCTACCTGAGCGTCTTCTCGCAACAGCACTCCGGGCTGGGGTTCGGCAACGGCCGCACGGTGTTCGTCGGGCTCCACAACTTCGTCGTGGTGCTCACCGACCCGAGCTTCCTGCGCAGCATCGGCGTGACGCTCGCCTACGTCGTGCTGTTCATCCCGATCCTGGTGGTCGCCTCGCTGGCCGTCGCGCTGCTGCTCGACTCCGGCCTGGCGAGGGCCCGGCAGTTCGCGCAGACGGCGCTGTTCCTCCCGCACGCCGTCCCCGGCATCATCGCCTCGATCATCTGGCTGTACCTCTACACGCCGGGGATCAGCCCGATGCTCGCCCTGCTCCGGGACCTGAACATCCAGCTCGACCTGCTGGGCCAGACGCTGCTCATCCCATCGCTGGTCAACGTCGCCCTCTGGGGCGGGCTCGGCTACAACACGGTGATCTTCTACACGGCCCTGCAGGCCGTGCCCCGGGACGTGATGGAGGCCGCGGCGGTGGACGGCGCGGGCGCGATCCGCACGGCGGCGCGGGTGAAGGTGCCGATGATCCGCGCCTCGGTGGTGACCGTCAGCATGTTCACGCTGGTGGGCACGCTGCAGCTGTTCACGGAGCCGATGCTGTTCCAGCAGTCCACGCCGCTGATCGGCAACCGCTTCACGCCCAACATGTACATCTTCGACGCGGCCTTCAACCGCGGCAACTACGGCCTCGCGTCGGCGGCGTCGGTGCTGCTGCTCGTCCTGTGCTGCCTGCTGTCCTACGCGGTGGCCCGCTACAGCTCACGAGGAGCGAAGGCATGA